The Lates calcarifer isolate ASB-BC8 linkage group LG19, TLL_Latcal_v3, whole genome shotgun sequence genomic interval TCCATACCCTGTTGTGTTGTATCTTTTGTATTTAACacatgaaacaacagaaaagaagGCAGCCTTAGTGACTGAACACAGCTCTCCAGAAGCCCTGACTTCAGAGGCGTGATTACACACCCTCACACTCCAAAACAAGAGTGCCTCTTAAATGTTTTCATACCTGTGTAGACCAAACTAATATCAGCCCCCCAGTAAACTCAGTAATGTACCTGGACCTGTAATGTCATTACTGAATTTCAAATTGTAATCCCTCCTTTACTTattaagaggggaaaaaacacctGTACAACCGCAGTGTTGTAACAGTAACAGATCCACTGCCTCCATAGATTAATAAATGAATACCCATGTTTTATGCACAGCATGTGCTGCCAAACCTGAATGAGGAACACTGATGTTAAGACATTTCTGAATGATAAAAATCCATCACTTTAACAGACAGATGTAGTGAGTGCATGTGCTCCATGTCTGAAAATGGTTTCTAAAATGTAGCAGATACATGTTTACATGCAAAGCAGGGGAGATATCACTCACCACCACCCACCATACCAGATTTTGTTGTCACTCATTAACCATGCAAACACTGCACTGAATCAGAAAGTAGAATTACTGATGAGAATTTGAATGCAAGTGTGAAATAGGTGTTGTCCTTCAGGTAGTAATCTACCCCCAGTGCAATGCTGATATATGACCAAGTGGATGGAATCTTATTACACAGGGACTTGATCAGATATCAAGTAATACAACCCCTTTCCTATTTTCAAGTCTAACTTAGCAACACCTCAAAATATCTGTAATGAGTCAGTCCTCTGACGTGCGgtagaataaaaagaaaaaagaaactgtgttCGTCTATTAAATCTATTACAATGAACTGCAGTGCATTCAATGTGGGAGTCCAGTCTAAAAGCAAAAGGCTGCGTCGAGGCAGAATAATGAGAGAGTGAGACTGTTATTTAAAGACTGGAGCCATGACAACAGAAGACCACTGCTGGTGAGGGAAATTAGTTGTGCCTTTTTTGAGTTAGAATGAAAGGGTGATATGTTGCTATAATGTTGTGTATGACATCAAATAAAGGATATAAGGTTTGATTATGTGCTGAGTGCAGtttgtttgactgacagatgtCACTTAGGTGTACACTGCCTGCACTGCTATTTGCAGTGGATATATTTTGTGTTACCAGACAGTTTTCTCTGGTGGAATAAAATGCAGGCAGCTAGACGTTTAAATCACATAACACTATATGGCTTTGTCTGATCAGATTTGTGTTTTGCCAAAAGATGGAACACTCTGCATATGCTTATGCTTAACAGTGCTTATTTGCATACTGGTCAGAAGGTCTGACATGTTAGAGTCTGCTGCTAAGTAATGGCCATGTGCtgttacatatttaaaaatcaaaaactgaaagattttttttttttttttcatttttaagttaCATTAGTTGTGATGGTTTCTCTGCAAATGTATGTTAATGATACAGGAGCATTCAGTGCTTAGTTACTATTAGTGATAAAATGCACTCTACCTATTGCGTTAGTTACGCTTAGTTTACATGTCTGCCTACGTGACCTTTCAAGTTCGAAACTAGCACAAGGCTGGGGTGTTTCTGGGGCCCTCGCAGACCTGGTGGTCAGGCAGcacatacagaaaaacattttcagtcatttgaaGTCATGTTTCTAACCACCTGATGACTGTAAGCCCAGTATCACCCCCTTATTTCTGCTTTGGTCTCCATTAGCTCATGGGGGGGAATATCTGGTTGAAAATAGCGGTTAAACAGACTGTCTTTCATTTGGTGCTAGAAAGGTCGAGCACAGTGGGTGCATCATATCTTaaatgctgaaaacaaacaaaaatatttgtagATATTTATTTGGTCTTATTTAAATTataacagttttttcctaatgtTTCCTGGTTACAGAGGTGGccgtggctcaggaggtagcACAGGAACCCACTAATCAGAGGGTGagtggtttgatccccggctcctccagtccatgtGCCAAAGTATCTTGGTATCCggggcaagatactgaacccgAAAATGGCCCAgatgtctgtgaatgtgtgtgcatatttaaaatagaacaagtgctgcattaatgtgtgtgtgaatgacaaTTTAATTGATGACTATTTGTCACGCAAATTTGAAAGGATCAGATGGTGGTTCTGTAAAATGACTCCACATCAATGCACCCAACAAACTCAGCCTTCCTTGTTTTGTCTCATCATAATATTTGATCACGCCTGAATTATGGAGGTCTTCGGGTTTATACTAGAATTTCTCTGTGATCGATGCATCTTTCTTAACGGGTAACTTGATTACTTGTCCATTGCTGTTGCTGCATTCCCGATTTACTAATAAAGTATGTGAAAAAGTCTGTATGAATGGTGTCCACATGAATGATATACAGATCTATTCAGTCATACTGGATATATTTGTACATCCAGCTCAAACAGGGTTTTATTTCATATGTTCAATCACTTGCTATTGGGTTTGTATTATTGGGCTGCTTTATACTAATACCACTGCCCTCTTggaatgtatttttgtgtgtgttcttcttTGTGACcggttttccttctttcttgcTTGCTTTCTAAAATGAACATGTGCTTTATCTCACCAAtgtaactgtttgtttttctttgatttgtctATATTTGACTTTTGTGCTGTGATCTGTTCATTCACTATAAATCATTAGAAGAGTACAGAGCTGCAacagtcaattaatcaattagtccTTGAACAACCATTGTGATAATCAATTACCATggttaagtcatttttcaatcGAAAGTGCCAAACATTCTCATGTTTAGTAGTTTCCACTTGAGAAGTGTCaccctgtgtgtttgctgcagtgctgctgtatCAGTGCTCACAGtatgtctcaaaaaaaaaaaaaaatctgcaaaagaaagaaagaaaaaaaaaacgcaaaGTGTGTGAAGCTATCAATTCACACGCCTACATTACTACAATACTATTACCAGTGGGAACtaattaaaaatgactaatCATCAGTACTAAGCTATTTACTGTCAAATCCTCTTCCAGACACACATGTGCTCTCTGGGACTATAAGGATCGTGGGAGACCTCTCCTGTGAAGCATCAAAGCACACGGAGGATGCCAGGTATTGACAAGGAGGCTCTTACGTCTTTGATGCGTTTGTATACAGGTTGTCATCGATCAAACAAAGCAAGAGaaccactgaaataaatgaactgtGTTAACATGTTCATACAACGGCTGCGCATTTTGAGCTGAGatcagtttgttttgcttttcaatGTCATTACACACTGTGGTCAGcaacatgtcattttaaactgtatGTGTCCATGCCATACAGCAGGAGTGAGACTGAGTCATCTGTAATGGTTACTGATGCATAACATATCAAGTGCTATATTTGGTTAAAGTCAGTGTGAGCTAATGTCTTTCAATTTACCCCCATCCCTAAACACAGGTGTTTCATACTTGAATGTTGATGAACAttaactccttttttttttagcttcacaatgcaacacacatttttaaattttcaagTTTTAAGTGTTAAGATTTGCATCACTACACACCCTCAAAATATGACAGCACTAACGCTTTACATATCACTGCGTCTGATCGCTGCTCTCTCAGCCAGAGAAGCTGACAGATCATCATCTGAGacggaggatgaggaggtggaggcaggATGAAGGAgtgagaaggagacagagagaaacagcggGCAGGGTGGAGGCggggggtgggaggaggtggggaggcagtgtttttgagtgttcagtgtgtgtgggtgtacatAGCCTTACTTTGAAGTGTTTTCCCGCTGGGGACGGCAGTTTCTCACAGACCACTGCCTTGGATCGTGTCACACACGTTGCACAAGCAcgaacaaaacacaaacagatacgGCAACATGCTGAAGAAGATACAGTCACAGACTTGTACATGtgcatccaaacacacacaaatacacacgcaCATCTCACAGAATTAACAGTGCCATACACCTCAATTACTGAAAACACTGACCTAAGCCTATACATGCTTGACTTACAGTACAACTGTCTCAGTGGAATAAATtccagtttttcattctgaccCAACAAGCATTTTCTGTCATCTTCCTTGTGTTGGGAgggagaaaacataaaacactgactCGCTTTGGGAAGACAGCTCACCTTTTTCAAACATATTCTTACTATATATTATGTGACAAATGAATTCCACATCAACAAAAGGTAAACAGGCTCCTGTGTCTTCAGCTGTGAATGATCCCAGGTCTCAAACTGAGCATCTTTGCACTTGTGAAGATTTGGCCTGCAGTGGTCAAATGGCTTACATGAACATAAAAGACAGAACTTTTCTTTAAACCTTATGTTTTATTGAAATTTGCTTTACTTCCTCATTATTTAGAGTATTGAAGACATGACTGCTGCctgtataaatataataaatgcaaaaccaaatgatttttttctttgaatatgtattttcttttctttaaaccTTATCAAAACTAAACTGGGCATTTGACTGGAGGTGATAAAATATGGAAATGAGAATTGCTAAAGCATAGCTATTACACCAAATACTagtgaaacagtttgtgttttccaaGTTAAATGAGCCATTCATGTTTTCCTTTCCAAagatatgcatatatatatatttgttattGCTACTTATGTCCGGGGTCAGTTAGACCAGTGTCCTAACTCCCTGTAACTATTACAAAACTCCaccagaaacagaaaatccaTTGTATTTAGTCGTGTTTTAACAGCTGGAGTCTCTGAGCCCCCAAACAGAAGCAGGGcttctgaaacatgtcatcagaccaaaatcagaatcaaaatCAGCAATTctcataaaataatgaaaagctATGACGTATCAAACTGATAATATTCTTAAGTACATTCTTGACCTGGTGAAACCAAAAATAACCTTAAGATTGAACATAACTTTGAAGTCTTAAGTGTGTATTGTTGgtatgaaacacacacacacacacacacacacacacacacacctcaaatGAATAACTTTTGTTGACCAGAAATATTGAAACAGAATATTTGCACATATAACTGGAGGAGTGTGTGGAGATGAGGATACAACCTTGTCAGCAGCTGTTCAGCAGCTACCTGTGGTTCAGGTCTGGCTGGGATGACTCCAAGActaaggaaaaaaataagatatatatatatatatatattaagttAAGAAAGTATCATGAAAGCACGTGTGTTCTCAtggttttggtttattttatatcttggattattattattttctttatagtTCATGCCATGTTTCACTGTCTGTCCCATGGCACTGAATAATCATATCTACCCACTGGCGAGACACACAGGGCACATCATCATTTTGATATCTGTCCTCACACAACATATTCTTCTACAATCTACTCTGGACTAATCTGATTAAAGAGATTAAACTTTTAGTCACAGAGCTGCATCTTATGACTCAGTGTTCatcataattttcttttttttaactcattttCCAATTCAAGGAATTTCTTAACATGatagaaaatacacacacacgacaGCGTGTACTGTAAGTTCAGTATGTATTTTTTAAGTCAGGAGCCTACATGAACACTGACACAGGTTCCgcttgctgtaatcattcctcctgttcatactggACATATCTTTCTTTGGTGTCTTTGTTCCCTGGGGCTAACATGAGACGTCTGCAGTCTGAGCTAAATGAATCAAGTGGTTATCTTTCTTTAGAATGAAATCCCCTCTTTGTGTTCCTATCCTTCCACTACATCACAATTCCACAACATTTTGTACCGAAGAGACTGTAGCTTTTGGTGGAGCTAGCCTTTAAGTAAAATTGTATTTgcactttaaataaaatgtcaaatttggTTTACCTGCACTCACACTGATAATGATTCTCTAAGCACATGTCCAGTCTTTTTTCATGCACCAGTTTTAATTCTATTATAACAACAGCCTTCACAATGACAAAAGTTAAGGACGAGATAACTGGACCAGAGGCAAAAGCAACACATCAGTTACCGCTTAGTGAAACCAACAGCAAGACAACAACATTGTTATGGCGCTATGTACAGGTGTCACTGTAAGGAGCTCTCCTAAAGTGTAAACAGGTGTTAAAGTCTTGAATGAAACTTTAGcttttgatgtttgatgttttgtattTGGCGAACTTTGTAATGAACAATTgatcttttaatttttattttcacatttctttggACATGAAGTTGCTCTTTCAGTCTGACAACAATGACAAGTTGTAGAAAGTTTTAACTTGCTCAAACTGTCGGTGCGCCCACACTCTCCTCTTAATCCCTGCTTTTTCTGCGCGCGTCTCTGCCAGACTTCAGCTCCATCAGCTCCACTTCGTGCTTTGCTGCAGTCTCCAGTACTTTCTGCTTGTTGTAGAAGACAACAAAGTTGTTAATGATGGGGTGGATGGGCAGAGCGATGGCTATCACGCCGCACAGAAAGCTCACGGCAGCGTTGCATTTGCCGAGCGTGGTTTTGGGGTAGATGTCTCCGTAGCCCACCGTCGTCATGGTGATGATGGCCCACCAAAAAGACTGCGGGATGCTCCTGAAAAGGGTCTCAGGGTGGCTCTGCTCCATGGTGTAGGCCAGCGCTGAGAACACGAAGATCCCCACGCTCATGTACATGAGGAGCAGCCCCAGCTCTTTGAGGCTCCTCTTCAGCGCGTAGGTCAGAGTCTGCAGTCCGGAGGAGTGGCGCGCCAGCTTGAAAATACGCGCGATGCGCATGATGCGGAGCGCCTGGACAGCCTGCTGGACGTTCGCCAGCTCCATCATGGATGAGGTACCGAGGTAGGTGAGGGACAGGACCACGTAGAAAGGCATGATGGCCATAAAGTCGATGACGTTCATGATGGAGAGCGCAAAGTGTAGCTTGTTCGGAGAGGAGGCGAGACGCAGCAAGTACTCCGCCGTGAACCACAACATGCACGCGGTCTCGATCGCTTCCAGGGTCGGGTGCTCCACGAGTTTCCCCTCGGAGTCTGTCACCTGGAGCTCCGGGATGGTTCCCACGCACATCACCACCGCCGAGACcaggatggagaggaaggaTGCGATGGCGATTATGCGCGCCGGTAGGGAGGAACCCGGCTTCTCCATCAGCCTCCACAGGAACCTCTGGCACCGCTGGGTGCGCGTAATGCACTGGTCCACCTCCAGATCCTCCAAAATTACTTTCACTTTGTTTGCAATCTCTTTCAGCTCATCCTCCTTCTCACTTAAGTAACTTTTGCAACATTCATCTAACACACTTTGGTCTATTTTCCAGAACTCCATCTCCTTGATGAAACAGATGGGGCAGATGCCGCGTTTGATGTGGATTTCATCGAAGTAGTAAACGTCGATGATGCACTTGAATGCATCAGGATCTCGGTCAAAGTAAAACTCTTTTCTTCCCGGATCAAAGTCATCACAGAGCGAAGAGATAACTTCAGAATTCTGAGTTGAGCAGTTGACCAGCTCCGCCAGTCTGCTCTCCGGGTATCGGTTCAAAACGTCCCCGAAAAGCACCACTCGGACTCCGCCGATGTTCACAGCAATCTCCCCCTCGGCGCAGAAACCAGTCCTGTAATTTGGCTTCGGAATTGTCCACATTTTACCAAATGTTTTTCTGAATCAGTGTTAATCCTGTAATGTAGAACTAAAGCGTGCTAACCAGAATTAATGTCCATTATCTCCGTGCGTAAAATGTTTCCTCTTCAGACTGTTTCATGCACTGAATGGCACAGCTTGAGCGGCCAGCTTTTCCTAACActtcccacctctctctctctctctctctctctctctctctctctctctctcacatacacacacacacacacacacacacacagtggaaagaaagaaagaaacactgcAACATACACCCCTTAATTATTATAATTCGCAGTGTTGCTAACATACAGAGGAAATCTTccaacataaaacataatttatgaCATCAGTGACAAATATGTAGTGTAGGACAGAGGTAGTGCACTCTCTGGTGATCATGTGATGCATAACAATCATTGGTACAAAGAGATACTTAACTGAGATACCTGAGATACTTGTACTACTTGTACTTCAATATTCCATTATCTGTCACTATACCTCTACTACatttctgagggaaatatgGTATTTTTTACTTCACTATATTTATCTGACATCTGAAGTTACTGCTTAGttttaagattaagattttacttAATCTTACTCTTGGCTGGTGATCCATCACATAAAAAAGCAGTGTATGTTGGACCTCCTGTCATGTTTCAGTGGAACAAATGAATTCAGTTTGGGAAGCAGTGGACTAAATTAACTGATTTACTGTTGCACTTCTTTGGGCCTATTTCCTGTCATtaagtctcttttctttcatttaggCAGTGAATCTACAATGCTCACATTCTCCAGTATCCAGAGGCTCCAGTAGAGGAGGTCATAGCCATAACAAACAgccagtgtctctgtgtctcatgtTCAGCTAGCCTCTCTTGGTGGGACAGAAGTATTGAGCATGATACTTTGTTCAGAATTAGGTACGCAACAGAAACTTATGTATGACATAAGTTAAAAGCtttttacaattttattttcacttataCAGTCATATTCCCTTAgtcctgtaaacagactttgattGAATTCCACTTAGACCTTGCATGACCAGATCCTGATCAGCAATGGTTCAATGCAACTTCTTCACTGAAACATCAGTATCGAAGAATTTAATAATTTATAACAACCTATCACAGGAGGGGATTTTTCAGTATAATGACAACCTTAACTTTAGGTACAGTTTTCCGATGATGCTTGAATTTCTACTTAAAGTTACAGTATAGTCCTTCAGATTTCAGTGCTGGTTGATCTGGTGACACCTGGTTGCAGGTGGTGACAGCAGGTGCAGGAGTGACAGACCGCACCACTAACAATGAAAACTACAGATAAagactgaatgtaaatacactgaataaatATTATCAGAAATGATTTCtgatttcataaaaatgttaagAATTATAACTTTTGACTCTTTCAGCATTGATACCATCGCATTTGACAATATGTTTGATTAAATGAGTTATGAGAGAAGTGTTGTATACAGAGTCATGATATGCTTTACCtacaaaacatactgtatgtgctgagAAATGTATTGTACAGGAAATCTGCTTCCTTATATTGTGATGGCTTTAAGATTTCTAGGAAGAACGGCCTCACTTAAAATGCTTGAGGCTGtacactgacattaaatgttacagtacatgttctttcagaagaaaacactgaacaacaTTTTTAGATATTAAACGTATTTAAATGGTTCCACAATTCCATGGGCAGCATGTC includes:
- the LOC108896087 gene encoding potassium voltage-gated channel subfamily F member 1, with translation MWTIPKPNYRTGFCAEGEIAVNIGGVRVVLFGDVLNRYPESRLAELVNCSTQNSEVISSLCDDFDPGRKEFYFDRDPDAFKCIIDVYYFDEIHIKRGICPICFIKEMEFWKIDQSVLDECCKSYLSEKEDELKEIANKVKVILEDLEVDQCITRTQRCQRFLWRLMEKPGSSLPARIIAIASFLSILVSAVVMCVGTIPELQVTDSEGKLVEHPTLEAIETACMLWFTAEYLLRLASSPNKLHFALSIMNVIDFMAIMPFYVVLSLTYLGTSSMMELANVQQAVQALRIMRIARIFKLARHSSGLQTLTYALKRSLKELGLLLMYMSVGIFVFSALAYTMEQSHPETLFRSIPQSFWWAIITMTTVGYGDIYPKTTLGKCNAAVSFLCGVIAIALPIHPIINNFVVFYNKQKVLETAAKHEVELMELKSGRDARRKSRD